In one window of Tripterygium wilfordii isolate XIE 37 chromosome 1, ASM1340144v1, whole genome shotgun sequence DNA:
- the LOC119999961 gene encoding transcription factor MYB108-like, with protein MVVVDGKNCSSVDDSKELREEDNTDLRRGPWTAEEDLKLMNYIVNNGEGRWNSLARCAGINRTGKSCRLRWLNYLRPDVRRGNINLEEQLMILELHSRWGNRWSKIAQHLPGRTDNEIKNYWRTRVQKHAKQLKCDVNSKQFKDTMRYLWMPRLIERIQASSAATTTTTNGAVASSRTATADQVSLPYERAHMMMTSSSYTPENSSTTGTSSSDSFGTSTQVSSDLGVEYNYNNIPVNHNLNPDYYQANQVGNNCEDLTVSTPSGYYCNKGLDFQEQNNVNPWLNSGDTSDILWNVEDIWFLQQQLNTM; from the exons aTGGTTGTTGTGGATGGGAAGAATTGCAGCAGCGTCGACGACTCTAAAGAATTACGTGAAGAAGATAATACGGACTTAAGGAGAGGTCCATGGACGGCCGAGGAAGATCTGAAGCTCATGAATTACATTGTTAATAATGGCGAAGGAAGATGGAACTCTCTCGCTCGTTGCGCAG GAATTAATAGGACCGGAAAAAGCTGCAGATTGAGATGGCTCAACTATCTTCGCCCTGACGTACGCCGCGGAAACATCAATCTCGAAGAACAACTCATGATTCTTGAACTTCATTCTCGATGGGGAAATCG ATGGTCGAAGATAGCGCAACACTTGCCAGGCAGAACCGACAACGAAATCAAGAACTACTGGAGAACTCGTGTCCAAAAGCACGCCAAGCAACTCAAATGTGACGTCAACAGCAAGCAATTCAAGGACACCATGCGTTATCTATGGATGCCTAGACTTATTGAGAGAATCCAAGCCTCTTCAGCcgcaaccaccaccaccaccaacgggGCCGTCGCTTCTTCTCGAACTGCCACCGCCGACCAAGTGAGCTTACCCTACGAACGTGCACACATGATGATGACTTCCAGTTCTTACACTCCAGAGAACTCCAGCACTACTGGAACTTCCTCCTCCGACTCGTTTGGGACTTCGACTCAGGTTTCATCGGACTTGGGCGTGGAGTATAATTACAACAATATCCCGGTTAACCACAACCTTAATCCGGATTACTATCAAGCCAATCAAGTCGGTAATAATTGCGAGGACTTGACTGTTAGTACTCCGTCCGGATACTACTGTAATAAGGGATTAGATTTCCAGGAACAAAACAACGTTAACCCATGGTTGAACAGCGGGGACACATCCGACATTCTCTGGAATGTGGAGGACATTTGGTTCTTACAACAGCAACTCAACACCATGTGA